Within Staphylococcus sp. NRL 16/872, the genomic segment CACGACCCGATACGCCAGAAGCACTTAATATTTATAAAAACGATGAGGCAAGAAAGCTTGAAGTTAAACCTGGGATTACTGGTTATAATCAGGCTTTTTTCAGGAATTCTATCCCTCAAGAATACAAATTTAAAAATGATGTCTATTATGTAGATCATGTTTCATTTAAATTTGATTTTATTATTATATGGAAAACAATTTTAAGTGTACTGAAAAGAAGTAATATTAATAACAAGGAGAGATAATAAATGTCTCAAATTAATTTAAGAGCTTTAAAACAGAGTGATAGTAACTTAATTTTAAATTGGATGAAAAATGACAAATTAAGATACCTAATTGGAACAGTCTATCCTATTACTGAATTAGAACATGAAAATTGGTTCCAAAACAGAATGTTAGAAAAAGATAATAGAATGTTTGTAATTGAACTTGAAAATGAAACATCTATTGGAATAATTGGATTTAAAAATTTAGATTGGGTAAATCGTAATGCTGAACTATTTATTTATATAGGTGAAGAAGCTTATTGGGGAAAAG encodes:
- a CDS encoding GNAT family protein gives rise to the protein MSQINLRALKQSDSNLILNWMKNDKLRYLIGTVYPITELEHENWFQNRMLEKDNRMFVIELENETSIGIIGFKNLDWVNRNAELFIYIGEEAYWGKGYGTQALELMTKFAFNSLNLHMLYLEVFSYNKNATKTYERLGFKQDGVLRQSKFQDGKYYDKIIMSKINE